The Spirochaetota bacterium genome has a segment encoding these proteins:
- a CDS encoding CoA-binding protein, with translation MKNLEGLFNPKSIAVVGATEGRFKWGATVLSNILDGGFKGPVYPVSSSRDTVYGLRAYKTLGDIPEPVDLVFVATPAHTVLSVLRECVEKKIHNAVVISSGFSEAGGEGIRHEKELADFAQKHEIVIVGPNTMGMSNISRGLNGTGAHPRPKPGRISIIAQSGNVGNQIMLWAEIEGFGISKFVGSGNEAVVKVEDYLEYFNSDPDTSVILIYLEGVDDGRKFIDIARNTSLKKPVIALKAGRTAGGSRAAQSHTGAMAGSFQIFESVMKQTGIMIAMNPTELLALSAAFDSYPLPKGNRVGIVTLGGGWGVITADECEERGLVLPPLPDDITKKLDERLPTFWSRANPVDLVGQPDANLFKESIEIMVSSDAFDAIIVLGLIGSAPFGIRPLQAANRLGCLPEEELRMFEEGARVVDYFILETIVTMMQQYHKPIYPVSLAAFPGDKIIHEREGSPYKAIVYKTPEMAVLCLSKQYLYSKYIQMRGNGRP, from the coding sequence ATGAAAAATCTCGAAGGGCTTTTTAACCCGAAAAGCATCGCCGTCGTGGGCGCGACCGAAGGAAGGTTCAAGTGGGGGGCCACGGTGCTCTCGAACATACTCGACGGCGGCTTCAAGGGCCCGGTTTACCCCGTGTCATCGTCCAGGGACACGGTGTACGGCCTCAGGGCCTACAAAACCCTGGGTGATATACCGGAGCCGGTGGACCTGGTTTTCGTGGCAACCCCCGCTCACACGGTCCTTTCCGTTCTCCGGGAGTGCGTGGAGAAGAAGATCCATAATGCGGTGGTCATATCGTCGGGCTTCAGCGAAGCGGGGGGCGAAGGCATACGCCATGAAAAGGAACTGGCCGATTTCGCGCAGAAGCATGAGATTGTCATTGTCGGACCGAACACCATGGGTATGTCAAACATCAGCCGCGGCCTTAACGGCACCGGCGCCCATCCGCGGCCGAAACCAGGAAGGATATCCATCATCGCCCAGAGCGGCAACGTGGGGAACCAGATCATGCTCTGGGCGGAGATCGAGGGGTTCGGCATCAGCAAGTTCGTCGGCTCCGGCAACGAGGCGGTCGTCAAGGTCGAGGATTATCTGGAATATTTCAACAGCGATCCCGACACGTCGGTCATACTGATATACCTCGAAGGGGTCGATGACGGCAGGAAGTTCATCGATATCGCCAGGAACACGTCGCTGAAGAAGCCGGTCATCGCGCTGAAGGCGGGGAGGACCGCCGGGGGGAGCAGGGCCGCACAGTCCCACACCGGGGCGATGGCCGGCTCCTTCCAGATATTCGAGAGCGTGATGAAGCAGACCGGCATCATGATCGCCATGAACCCGACGGAGCTCCTGGCGCTTTCCGCGGCCTTTGACAGCTATCCATTGCCGAAGGGGAACAGGGTCGGCATCGTGACCCTCGGGGGCGGCTGGGGCGTCATTACCGCCGACGAATGCGAGGAGCGGGGCCTCGTCCTGCCGCCTCTCCCGGACGACATCACCAAAAAGCTCGATGAGAGGCTTCCGACCTTCTGGAGCAGGGCGAACCCGGTGGACCTGGTAGGCCAGCCCGACGCCAATCTCTTCAAGGAATCGATTGAGATCATGGTTTCCTCTGACGCCTTTGACGCGATCATCGTGCTGGGCCTTATCGGTTCGGCCCCCTTCGGCATACGTCCCCTCCAGGCCGCGAACCGCCTTGGATGCCTTCCTGAAGAAGAGCTGCGCATGTTCGAGGAGGGCGCCAGGGTCGTCGATTATTTCATCCTCGAGACCATCGTGACCATGATGCAGCAGTATCACAAACCCATCTATCCGGTGTCCCTGGCCGCGTTTCCCGGCGATAAAATCATCCACGAACGCGAGGGGAGTCCCTATAAAGCGATCGTGTACAAGACGCCGGAAATGGCCGTCCTCTGCCTGTCGAAGCAATATCTGTACAGCAAGTATATCCAGATGCGCGGAAACGGCCGTCCCTGA
- the pgsB gene encoding poly-gamma-glutamate synthase PgsB, with product MGALVLLMVLLGAAEYVYHIKNLRSIPIRIHVNGTRGKSSVTRLIAAGLREGGIRTFAKTTGTLPRMIIHDGTEYPVYRQAKANIIEQVRIVAFAARNQAEALVIECMAIQPYLQSLCERKLVQSTHGVITNVREDHLDVMGPGERDVALALLGSTPPGKELFTCERDYPHEFESVCRDRGTRLAVIGDAEMEAVSDRDLKDFRYVEHRDNIALALKVCRAVGVPGDVALRGMKKAEPDVGAMSDLKLDFFGRRIHFINGFAANDPESTGMIWRMALEKHPDVQRRVMIINSRIDRPDRSRQIGEALAGWDRADRYILIGSGSYFLVRYAVKAGLDARVFTNAEDLETEIIFEEVLKYCKKTTLVMGAGNIAGPGLELLTFFRNRSEEMLV from the coding sequence ATGGGCGCGCTTGTGCTGCTGATGGTCCTCCTCGGCGCGGCCGAATACGTCTATCATATCAAGAACCTCCGATCGATCCCCATCAGGATCCATGTGAACGGAACGCGGGGAAAGTCGTCGGTGACCAGGCTCATCGCCGCGGGCCTCCGCGAGGGAGGCATCAGGACCTTCGCCAAGACCACCGGAACGCTCCCGCGCATGATCATCCACGACGGCACCGAATACCCGGTGTACCGGCAGGCCAAGGCCAATATCATCGAGCAGGTCCGGATCGTCGCCTTCGCCGCGCGGAACCAGGCGGAGGCCCTCGTCATAGAATGCATGGCCATCCAGCCCTACCTGCAGAGCCTGTGCGAAAGGAAGCTCGTGCAGTCGACCCACGGCGTTATAACCAACGTGCGGGAGGACCACCTTGACGTGATGGGACCGGGGGAGCGGGACGTGGCCCTGGCCCTGCTCGGGTCGACGCCGCCCGGCAAAGAGCTCTTTACCTGCGAGAGGGACTACCCCCATGAGTTTGAATCGGTGTGCCGCGACCGCGGCACCCGTCTTGCCGTCATCGGCGACGCCGAAATGGAAGCGGTCAGCGACCGGGACCTGAAGGATTTCCGCTACGTCGAGCACCGGGACAATATCGCCCTGGCCCTGAAGGTGTGCCGCGCCGTCGGCGTGCCCGGCGATGTCGCCCTCCGGGGCATGAAGAAGGCCGAGCCGGATGTCGGTGCCATGAGCGACCTGAAACTTGATTTTTTCGGGCGGCGGATCCATTTCATCAACGGCTTTGCCGCCAATGACCCGGAATCGACCGGGATGATCTGGCGCATGGCCCTGGAAAAGCACCCGGACGTGCAGCGGCGGGTCATGATCATCAACAGCCGCATCGACCGCCCGGACCGGTCCCGCCAGATCGGGGAGGCCCTGGCCGGCTGGGATCGCGCCGACCGCTATATCCTCATCGGCTCCGGCTCCTATTTCCTGGTGCGGTACGCGGTCAAGGCCGGCCTTGACGCCCGCGTTTTTACCAACGCTGAGGACCTTGAAACCGAGATCATCTTCGAGGAAGTGCTGAAGTATTGCAAAAAGACGACCCTGGTGATGGGCGCCGGCAACATAGCCGGTCCCGGCCTTGAGCTGCTGACTTTTTTTCGGAACAGGTCGGAGGAAATGCTGGTGTAA
- the pgsC gene encoding poly-gamma-glutamate biosynthesis protein PgsC, producing the protein MENIITFSIGLGLCVSLLFSEFFGIAAGGMVVPGYIALYLNKPLMILSTVVVSLLTYFIVNSLGTFMIIYGRRRTVLMILLGFLLGWLVRMLEPIPLGPQALELSVVGYIIPGLIAIWIDRQGIIETAAALVTSSTIVRLILILLFGREMLV; encoded by the coding sequence ATGGAAAACATCATTACGTTCTCGATCGGCCTGGGCCTCTGCGTGAGCCTCCTCTTTTCCGAATTCTTCGGGATCGCGGCGGGGGGGATGGTGGTGCCCGGCTATATAGCGCTCTACCTTAACAAGCCCCTGATGATTCTCTCCACCGTGGTGGTGAGTCTGCTCACCTATTTCATCGTCAATTCCCTGGGCACCTTCATGATCATCTACGGACGGCGGCGCACGGTGCTGATGATCCTCCTGGGATTCCTTCTCGGCTGGCTGGTGAGGATGCTGGAGCCGATCCCCCTGGGTCCCCAGGCGCTGGAGCTCTCCGTGGTGGGATATATCATACCGGGGCTCATCGCCATATGGATCGACCGTCAGGGCATCATAGAGACCGCCGCGGCCCTGGTGACGTCCAGCACCATCGTGCGCCTGATCCTGATACTCCTCTTCGGCAGGGAGATGCTGGTATGA
- a CDS encoding DJ-1/PfpI family protein, with protein MNAIVPLAEGFEEIEAVTIIDVLRRAGVAVTSASLKKNPVTGSHAIAITADKSIDDIKASDFDCIVLPGGMPGSNNLKEDPRIIALVRDFSGAGKITAALCAAPLVLGHAGVLRGKRATCYPGFEEQMTGATPLPDPVVRDGTVITGRGPGCAIPFALELVASLAGEDAAKSLKENMQVYWM; from the coding sequence ATGAATGCGATTGTTCCCCTCGCTGAAGGGTTTGAGGAAATTGAGGCGGTGACGATTATCGATGTCCTGAGAAGGGCCGGGGTCGCGGTGACCTCCGCGTCGCTGAAAAAAAATCCCGTCACGGGCTCACATGCCATAGCGATAACGGCCGATAAGAGTATAGACGATATTAAGGCGTCAGATTTCGACTGCATAGTTCTTCCCGGCGGCATGCCGGGCAGCAACAATCTCAAGGAAGACCCGAGGATCATAGCCCTTGTCAGGGATTTCAGCGGGGCCGGAAAGATCACGGCGGCCCTGTGCGCCGCGCCGCTGGTGCTGGGCCACGCGGGGGTCCTCAGGGGGAAACGGGCCACCTGCTATCCGGGGTTCGAGGAGCAGATGACCGGGGCGACGCCCCTTCCCGACCCGGTGGTCCGGGACGGAACGGTGATCACCGGCAGGGGGCCCGGGTGCGCCATTCCCTTTGCCCTTGAGCTGGTGGCGTCCCTTGCCGGAGAGGACGCGGCGAAATCCCTTAAAGAGAACATGCAGGTGTACTGGATGTGA
- a CDS encoding secondary thiamine-phosphate synthase enzyme YjbQ has protein sequence MTVKTDYIAVSTRGNRDVVDLTSELRKIISRSGVTDGIATVFSAGSTAGITTIEYEPGLKKDIDIFLERIVPYGGHYHHHDTWHDDNGSAHLQAALIGPSVTVPVVRGEPSLGTWQQVVLIDCDTRPRKREIVVQLVY, from the coding sequence ATGACTGTGAAAACTGATTACATAGCGGTTTCCACGAGGGGCAATCGCGATGTTGTGGACCTGACCTCCGAGCTGAGAAAGATAATAAGCAGGAGCGGCGTCACCGATGGTATCGCCACGGTCTTTTCGGCCGGGTCAACGGCCGGCATCACCACCATTGAATATGAGCCGGGACTGAAGAAGGATATCGACATCTTTCTGGAGAGGATTGTTCCCTACGGGGGGCACTACCATCATCACGACACCTGGCATGATGACAACGGTTCCGCCCACCTGCAGGCGGCGCTTATCGGGCCGTCGGTGACGGTGCCCGTGGTGCGGGGAGAGCCATCCCTCGGGACCTGGCAGCAGGTCGTGCTCATCGACTGCGACACCAGGCCGCGCAAGAGAGAGATCGTGGTCCAGCTGGTATACTGA
- a CDS encoding STAS domain-containing protein, with protein MKIKSTIDDSIAILEIEGSLSSDMKVEFDAEINRYLAKSIHVILDLSKVAFVDSSTLGSIIKYYSMFKKNGRHLLLSGINQKIYDVFRLTGITKQINIFESTGNAVDYIRENG; from the coding sequence ATGAAGATAAAAAGCACCATTGATGATTCTATAGCGATCCTGGAAATTGAAGGATCTCTTTCGTCGGACATGAAGGTTGAATTCGACGCCGAGATAAACCGCTATCTGGCCAAGTCGATCCATGTCATCCTCGATCTCTCAAAGGTCGCCTTTGTCGACAGCTCCACTCTCGGTTCGATCATCAAGTATTACTCGATGTTCAAAAAGAACGGCAGGCACCTGCTTCTCTCCGGAATCAACCAGAAAATTTACGACGTGTTCAGACTGACCGGGATCACCAAGCAGATTAACATATTCGAGTCCACCGGGAACGCGGTGGATTACATACGTGAAAACGGCTGA
- a CDS encoding cyclic nucleotide-binding domain-containing protein has translation MSEYNKRLFKAGAYIYIEGDEDVDEVYIVEKGLVEFKSSNQRVRTHGENAAPGDVFGFISSLSQRPRMETAFAKVNSSVIVFDRERFLSLLKKNSEIAIKLLNSYADELRLYDTMIFPLVGVKGTFQPEETQLYGLGLYYYNLKMHSNAYYVLSRYTQLFPNGASRASARKTIAEIEKTGIRRIPEPVPDGIYRQYADKQIIFCEHEPGNELFIIKSGRVKIVKYHGDSEIILSVLKEGEIFGELAIVSDKPRNATAVSFGTAVLLPIDKDSLLKLIQKSSDLLKRIFTAISQRVWFTFIRTESKFYQKPITRIYAFLENKLIEDNVSLKNREPHIFNFGIDELLKMNSIPADQVATAMAELSQDHNLNFYMGQTVIDNPSVVSSKARYHRSRDHLYEANEESAAAQPRGEVQPREEVLEPAGLEEDVAEDLADMRIPHREAEETVPGSAGTLFDELDQELRKNGQ, from the coding sequence ATGAGTGAATACAACAAGAGGCTCTTCAAGGCCGGCGCCTACATCTACATTGAAGGGGACGAGGATGTCGATGAGGTCTACATCGTGGAGAAGGGCCTCGTCGAGTTTAAAAGCAGCAACCAGCGGGTCCGCACCCACGGGGAAAACGCCGCTCCCGGGGACGTCTTCGGCTTCATCTCGTCCCTGAGCCAGCGGCCTCGCATGGAAACGGCCTTCGCCAAGGTGAACTCCTCGGTCATCGTCTTCGACCGGGAACGGTTCCTTTCCCTTCTCAAGAAAAATTCGGAGATCGCCATCAAGCTTCTCAATTCCTATGCCGACGAATTGCGTCTCTACGACACGATGATATTCCCCCTGGTCGGCGTCAAGGGGACTTTCCAGCCCGAAGAAACCCAGCTCTACGGCCTGGGCCTCTATTACTACAACTTGAAAATGCACTCGAACGCCTATTATGTCCTGAGCCGGTACACGCAGCTTTTCCCCAACGGGGCCAGCCGGGCCAGCGCGCGAAAAACCATCGCTGAAATAGAAAAGACCGGCATCAGGAGGATTCCCGAGCCGGTGCCGGACGGCATCTACCGCCAGTACGCGGACAAGCAGATCATATTCTGCGAGCATGAGCCGGGCAACGAGCTTTTCATCATAAAAAGCGGGCGGGTCAAGATCGTCAAGTACCACGGCGACAGCGAGATCATTCTATCGGTGCTCAAGGAGGGGGAGATATTCGGCGAGCTCGCCATAGTATCGGACAAGCCGCGTAACGCGACGGCCGTAAGCTTCGGCACCGCTGTCCTTCTCCCGATAGACAAGGATTCCCTCCTGAAGCTGATCCAGAAGTCCTCGGACCTGCTGAAGAGGATATTCACCGCCATAAGCCAGCGGGTATGGTTCACCTTTATCCGCACCGAGTCGAAATTCTACCAGAAGCCGATCACCAGGATCTACGCCTTCCTGGAGAACAAGCTCATCGAGGACAATGTTTCGCTGAAGAACAGGGAGCCCCATATATTCAACTTCGGTATCGACGAGCTCCTTAAAATGAACAGCATCCCCGCCGACCAGGTGGCCACCGCCATGGCGGAGCTGTCCCAGGACCATAATCTGAATTTTTACATGGGACAGACCGTGATCGATAACCCGAGCGTGGTTTCTTCCAAGGCGCGTTACCACCGCTCGCGGGACCATCTGTATGAAGCCAATGAAGAGAGCGCCGCCGCGCAACCGCGCGGGGAGGTTCAGCCCCGGGAAGAGGTCCTGGAGCCCGCCGGACTGGAAGAGGATGTCGCCGAGGATCTTGCCGACATGAGGATTCCCCATCGTGAAGCGGAAGAAACGGTCCCCGGTTCGGCCGGGACCCTCTTTGATGAGCTCGACCAGGAATTGCGAAAAAACGGCCAGTGA
- a CDS encoding SDR family NAD(P)-dependent oxidoreductase, producing MKRAIIFGASSGIGREMAKILSREGYLLGLAARREDLLKGLREELPGESHVRVCDIASDDHCEAAFNGFISDMGGCDLVVISSGTGFINEELEWQKEKETIDVNVTGFARLAVLAARYFLDRGAGHLVGISSIGALRGGRDAPAYSASKAFVSNYLEGLRCRMKRLAPGITVTDIMPGFVDTAMAKGEGLFWVAPAEVAARQICRAIGKKKEKVIITRRWRLVALALKLMPDRLYWRL from the coding sequence ATGAAAAGGGCCATCATATTCGGCGCCAGCTCAGGCATAGGCCGCGAAATGGCGAAGATACTGTCCCGGGAAGGATATCTCCTCGGCCTTGCGGCGCGGAGGGAAGACCTCTTGAAGGGCCTGAGGGAGGAGCTGCCCGGGGAATCCCATGTCAGGGTGTGCGATATCGCCAGCGACGATCACTGCGAGGCCGCCTTCAACGGATTTATCTCAGACATGGGCGGATGCGACCTGGTGGTGATATCGTCCGGCACCGGTTTTATCAATGAGGAATTGGAGTGGCAAAAGGAGAAGGAAACCATTGATGTCAACGTGACCGGTTTCGCCCGCCTGGCCGTCCTTGCGGCCCGGTATTTTCTCGACAGGGGGGCGGGGCACCTTGTGGGCATCTCATCCATAGGGGCGCTGCGGGGCGGCCGCGACGCGCCGGCCTACAGCGCCTCAAAGGCCTTCGTGTCCAATTACCTGGAGGGACTCCGGTGCAGGATGAAACGGCTTGCGCCGGGGATCACCGTCACGGATATCATGCCGGGCTTTGTCGATACGGCTATGGCCAAGGGAGAGGGTCTTTTCTGGGTGGCCCCGGCGGAAGTCGCGGCCCGGCAGATATGCCGGGCCATAGGGAAGAAAAAGGAAAAGGTGATAATTACCCGGAGATGGCGTCTTGTGGCCCTTGCGCTGAAGCTCATGCCGGATCGGCTCTATTGGAGATTGTAA
- a CDS encoding 5-bromo-4-chloroindolyl phosphate hydrolysis family protein, giving the protein MKRFFILFLIGTAIFAALVRFTLLGFLLSSVAGIVGMMLIGSVFKIYDRASRKREEAKPAPDKAAADLVREGMEKLRQISNTTRMIQSNEVAAKIRECCKVGVDIFDYIKKNPNKINKVKQFANYYLDATKKIIEQYVELSGRPNRTPEIEQAIQKVEGMLDLIKQTFDRQMANLLEDNLLDINTELTVLKNTMKMEG; this is encoded by the coding sequence GTGAAACGATTTTTCATTCTTTTCCTTATCGGCACGGCGATATTCGCCGCGCTGGTGCGGTTTACGCTCCTCGGGTTCCTCCTTTCTTCCGTTGCGGGGATCGTCGGCATGATGCTGATCGGCTCCGTTTTCAAGATCTATGACCGCGCGTCCAGGAAGCGGGAGGAAGCCAAGCCGGCCCCGGACAAGGCGGCCGCCGACCTGGTGCGGGAGGGCATGGAGAAGCTCCGGCAGATCAGCAACACCACCCGGATGATCCAGAGCAACGAGGTCGCCGCCAAGATCAGGGAATGCTGCAAGGTGGGAGTGGATATATTCGACTACATCAAGAAGAACCCGAACAAGATCAACAAGGTCAAGCAGTTCGCCAATTACTATCTTGACGCGACGAAGAAGATCATCGAGCAGTACGTCGAGCTCTCCGGCAGGCCCAACAGGACGCCGGAAATAGAGCAGGCCATCCAGAAAGTCGAAGGGATGCTCGACCTGATCAAGCAGACCTTCGACCGGCAGATGGCGAACCTGCTCGAGGACAACCTGCTGGACATCAACACCGAGCTTACGGTCTTGAAAAATACCATGAAGATGGAAGGATAG
- the pgsW gene encoding poly-gamma-glutamate system protein, whose product MKKLIWKPSTVSWQIHLVIAIMSIIGVVIVESFKINVKQPYYKEKVLAARYMLKGMEILKRHRLEKVGPINKVIDPLRSGLIGVLTTPITSTTVDIDSKLTSVNPNWAAVIVSMLKEAKVKNGSTVAVSLTGSFPAMNLAVFSAARALNLRLIIITSVSASTWGANIPGFTWLDMEDILVREGFAPYRSVAASLGGVQDKGLGMSEEGKGILRTTIRKYDITLLEFDDMKRSINARMDMYYDLAKETQIAAYINVGGGTVAIGSFIGKMRYRSGLNLKPSQKAMRIESVMSRFARNNIPILNINYLKTLAQNYKVPIGPKKIPKIGQGEIYYRLEYNKQVVAAVLVSLVIFLFLFMKLGIGYRIFIPQKKTLKARPPEHMV is encoded by the coding sequence ATGAAGAAGCTGATCTGGAAACCGAGCACCGTATCGTGGCAGATACACCTGGTCATAGCCATCATGTCCATCATCGGGGTGGTCATTGTCGAGTCCTTCAAGATCAACGTCAAGCAGCCGTATTACAAGGAGAAGGTCCTCGCGGCCCGGTATATGCTCAAGGGAATGGAAATACTCAAGCGGCACCGCCTGGAGAAGGTGGGACCCATCAACAAGGTCATCGACCCGCTGCGGTCCGGCCTGATCGGCGTCCTCACGACGCCCATAACCAGCACCACCGTGGACATCGATTCGAAGCTCACCAGCGTCAATCCGAACTGGGCGGCGGTGATCGTTTCCATGCTGAAGGAGGCGAAGGTGAAAAACGGCAGCACCGTGGCCGTTTCCCTGACCGGCTCTTTCCCTGCGATGAACCTTGCTGTGTTCTCGGCCGCCCGGGCCCTGAACCTGCGGCTCATCATCATTACCAGCGTATCCGCGTCCACCTGGGGGGCCAACATACCCGGCTTTACCTGGCTCGATATGGAAGACATCCTTGTCAGGGAGGGATTTGCTCCCTACCGCTCCGTTGCCGCGTCCCTCGGGGGGGTCCAGGACAAGGGACTGGGCATGTCGGAGGAGGGGAAAGGGATCCTGCGCACGACGATCCGGAAGTATGACATTACCCTGCTGGAATTCGACGACATGAAGCGAAGCATCAACGCGCGCATGGACATGTACTATGACCTTGCAAAGGAAACCCAGATCGCGGCCTACATAAACGTGGGGGGAGGGACAGTGGCCATCGGATCCTTCATCGGCAAGATGCGGTACAGGTCCGGGCTTAACCTCAAGCCGTCGCAGAAGGCGATGCGGATCGAAAGCGTCATGAGCAGGTTCGCCCGCAATAACATTCCCATATTGAACATCAATTACTTGAAGACCCTGGCGCAGAACTACAAAGTCCCCATCGGCCCGAAAAAAATTCCGAAGATCGGCCAGGGCGAGATTTATTACCGCCTGGAATACAACAAGCAGGTGGTTGCCGCCGTGCTGGTCTCCCTTGTGATCTTTCTGTTTCTGTTCATGAAACTCGGGATCGGGTACCGGATCTTCATTCCGCAGAAAAAGACGCTCAAGGCGCGGCCCCCCGAGCACATGGTGTAA
- a CDS encoding aminoacyl-tRNA hydrolase produces the protein MFVIACLGNPGKKYSKNRHNIGFIMGDYIAERYGIQVSASSFDSVSGKGTIDGIEALLLMPQTYMNNSGGPVRQALAFYKVPPEFLVAIHDDIELPFGECRSKFGGGHKGQNGIRSIIQELGTPDFHRIRFGVGRPENPEVAVADHVLSNFSGEELSRIRDNAPAVMDMVVSIMKAR, from the coding sequence ATGTTTGTCATCGCCTGCCTGGGGAATCCCGGCAAAAAGTATTCAAAGAACAGGCATAACATCGGCTTTATCATGGGCGATTACATAGCCGAGAGGTACGGTATTCAGGTAAGCGCATCCTCCTTCGATTCGGTTTCAGGGAAGGGGACCATTGACGGTATCGAGGCGCTGCTCCTCATGCCGCAGACATACATGAACAACAGCGGCGGGCCGGTGCGGCAGGCCCTGGCGTTCTACAAGGTGCCGCCGGAGTTCCTCGTGGCGATCCATGACGACATCGAGCTTCCCTTCGGCGAGTGCCGGTCGAAGTTCGGCGGCGGCCACAAGGGGCAGAACGGAATCAGGTCGATCATCCAGGAGCTCGGGACCCCTGATTTTCACCGGATCCGTTTCGGCGTCGGCCGACCGGAGAACCCCGAGGTGGCGGTGGCGGACCACGTGCTGTCGAATTTCAGCGGCGAGGAGCTTTCCCGGATACGGGACAACGCGCCCGCCGTCATGGACATGGTGGTTTCAATAATGAAGGCCCGGTGA
- a CDS encoding toxic anion resistance protein, producing MDLQNVDAQAAQPLEVKELTLADLKEDEKKKVEQIQKELDVDNSQSVIQFGVGSQSGISNFSDTILSEIRARDSGYVGNILTDLMLKVKSMDMGDLTAGESGLSKIPIIGSLIGSAKKSFASFEKLSDQIEKIVDELTKARMQLLKDITMFDSLYEKNIQYIRELDLYILAGKLKLKEVGDKVIPELKAKADQTKDTLDAQKVQDMTQAQNRLEKKIYDLQLSRMVALQTNPQVRLIQSGDQVLVEKIQSSILNTIPLWKNQVVIALGIVRQKKALEAQKEVSKTTNELLQKNAEMLKTGTIEVARESEKGIVEMETLKKVHDNLISTIEETLKIQQEGRTKRQQAEGELAKLEGELKTKLKEAGSSSPGMKLT from the coding sequence ATGGATTTGCAAAACGTTGACGCCCAGGCGGCGCAGCCGCTCGAGGTGAAGGAGCTGACGCTGGCCGACTTGAAGGAAGACGAGAAGAAAAAGGTGGAGCAGATTCAGAAAGAGCTGGACGTGGATAACTCCCAGAGCGTCATCCAGTTCGGCGTCGGGTCCCAGAGCGGGATTTCGAACTTTTCCGATACCATCCTGAGCGAGATCAGGGCGCGGGACAGCGGCTATGTGGGCAACATCCTCACGGACCTGATGCTCAAGGTGAAAAGCATGGACATGGGAGACCTCACGGCGGGGGAAAGCGGCCTCTCGAAGATCCCCATCATCGGCAGCCTGATCGGCAGCGCCAAGAAGTCATTTGCCAGCTTTGAAAAGCTCTCCGATCAGATCGAGAAGATCGTGGACGAGCTCACCAAGGCGCGGATGCAGCTCCTGAAGGACATCACCATGTTCGATTCTCTCTATGAGAAGAACATACAGTACATCCGGGAGCTGGACCTCTACATCCTGGCGGGAAAGCTGAAGCTGAAAGAAGTCGGGGACAAGGTCATTCCCGAGCTCAAGGCCAAGGCCGACCAGACCAAGGACACCCTGGACGCACAGAAGGTCCAGGACATGACCCAGGCGCAGAACCGCCTCGAGAAGAAGATCTATGACCTGCAGCTCTCGCGCATGGTGGCCCTGCAGACCAATCCCCAGGTGAGGCTCATCCAGAGCGGCGACCAGGTGCTGGTGGAGAAGATCCAGAGCTCGATCCTCAATACCATCCCTCTCTGGAAAAACCAGGTGGTCATCGCCCTCGGCATCGTCCGCCAGAAGAAGGCCCTGGAGGCTCAGAAGGAGGTCTCCAAGACCACCAACGAGCTGTTGCAGAAGAACGCGGAGATGCTGAAAACCGGGACCATCGAAGTGGCCCGGGAATCGGAGAAGGGGATCGTCGAGATGGAGACCCTGAAAAAGGTGCATGACAACCTGATCTCGACCATCGAAGAGACTCTGAAGATCCAGCAGGAGGGCAGGACGAAGCGCCAGCAGGCCGAAGGGGAGCTTGCCAAACTCGAGGGCGAGCTGAAGACCAAGCTCAAGGAGGCCGGTTCTTCCAGCCCGGGGATGAAGCTGACTTAA